ATCAGCTGTTTATATGACCTCCAGCTTAATAAAGTGTGTCGGAAAATTTAGAGGCCCTGAGGTACATACTATTATAttgcaaaaaaacaaaaaattacatgCTATGTGAAATCGCAAGATATATATGTGTTCAGTGTTAAAAttctgtgtgtgtttgtgtgtgcacGTTCCTTATCAGGTTGCAGCTAAGCTTATTCATAGCACACTGAAGGATTCAAGTATAGCACTTCCGAATCTAATTGGAGCAGTGGAACAAATGGCTATACAAAATCATCCTGTTAAAGGCTTCTACTTCACAGTGGCTGGTGTTCCTGTGGTAACTTGCTAACACTCTTCTCTAATGAGTAATAGTGATAATACTTTCTGTAAGAATCTAAGCTTGCCAGGAACTTTCCATCCTAAAAGATAAGAAATTTTTAGAAGaatctgtatatatattaagaaatgaTAAATACACTAAAACCTAAAATATTGATGGGTTTGTAGAGCACTGGTTTTGCGATTGTTAGTTATATAGGGAAGCCGAGGGTTGCAATTGCTTCAGAGAAAGGCTACATCGATGCAGATAAATTCAAGTCTTGCATTCTTGAGGCTTTCTATATCATTTGTAAAATTATTGCTGATGTCTATAGGTGGTTCAGtggaatttatatattaataatcaatATGAAAACAGATTTTTTCGCCAAAATATTTCCTAGAAGAGAAGGACAGAAAGACTTGACTTGATTATAGTTAGACGACGACGAACAAATACTAAAAGTTCTGGTGCAGGTATCTTAGAGGAAAAAGTATCAATTAGAATCCACGAGTCTCTAGATAAACAGTGATTGTTGCAAATGTAATTAGGAACTGTTTTTGCCATAGTACTTATACTGCAATGTCAGCTTCGACAGTCACATCTCTGCAGGTAATATCTGAGAAGGATCAAGCAAAATATTGGCACCCTTATAATCAACCTATTTATTTCAGTGTTAAGGAGTTTGCAAGAAAATTAAGGAATCCAGTTTAGGACAAAATTTGCACGAAGATCTCTTTCGGAATATTGAAACGGATGTGATCTAGATTCTTTAGGTAATTGCTGACtgttttttgtatattttttccgTTATCTGTATTTATGGACTCTTTCATTCTTTGTGCTTTGATTGAGtttctattttgattttatacttTGTAGCGAGCAATGTTGATAATGATTTTATAAACTATATTAGGATGAAAGTACGGTCCAGACAATGTTGCCATTGTCAAATAAGTATGCTCTGTATCCATGGTGTCTCACACTCGGATTATTATAAAGGAAGAAATGCAAAAATAATGATAGTAGGTATACACAAGTACCTGCTAAGCGTAAAGGGTGATTAGTATAAATCCCTGATTTACGAAAGGGTTATTTTTTATGTTGTGAGATCTGATTTGATTGTTCTGTAATGTGGAATTGTACTTTTCAGGCTTTTGCAAATGTATTGACAACTGTATCGAAGCTGGTGAGCTGATCAGTGCTCCTAAACCTGGTGGTATGATCGTATCAACACTTAAGGGCTGCGATTGTTGAACTCAATGTGGAGGGGATGGTTAGGTCATTAAGTTGGCTGTCGCAAAAGCATGGAAATGTTTTGGCCGCATTGATGCTTTGGTCAATAATGCTAGAATAAGAGGTAATACTACTTGACAGTAGTAATCGTTATGATAAAGTTAATTATGTCAGTAGTATGTATCATATCTGATCAGAATTTCTAAACAAAGTGCGAATTTGTACATTTATCTCTTCAGATTGTATTTTATAAACTCCTTCTGTTTCGCGTGTACACAATGTTTGCACATAAAACTACCAAGAGATATAtacttttagaaaaaaataactaataagtgacttatttctACAAATAAGGAATGTTAAACACTTATAATATCGTTTTGTAGTTCTTATTTATGATTGTTACTGAATGTATTGATTATATTTGCATAACTCAGGTGGAACGAAATCTTCATTGTATTTAAGTGTAGAAGGATGGAACAACGTGGTGAGAACCAACTTAACAGGATCATGGCTGGTGTCCAAGTATGTTGGATTACACATGGTCGAAGTAGTTCAAGAAGGCTGCATCATTAacatatcttcttcttctggaaaTGATACATGCCTTGAGGCTGTACCTattccaaattttaattcatgtcGGAGACTCTTCAGATCCTCACGAATTCATAAGGGAAGTACACAAAATGATGGACAGAAAAAAGAAATCATCAGCTGTTTATATGACCTCCAGCTTAATAAAGTGTGTCGGAAAATTTAGAGGCCCTGAGGTACATACTATTATAttgcaaaaaaacaaaaaattacatgCTATGAGAAATCACAAGATATAAATGTGTTCAGTGTTAAAAttctgtgtgtgtttgtgtgtgcacGTTCCTGATCAGGTTGCAGCTAAGCTTCTTCATAGCACACTGAAGGATTCAAGTATAACACTTTCAAATCTAATTGGAGCAGTGGAACAAATGGCTATACAAAATCATCCTGTTAAAGGCTTCTACTTCACAGTGGCTGGTGTTCCTGTGGTAACTTGCTAACACTCTTCTCTAATGAGTAATAGTGATAATAATTTCTGTAAGAATCTAATCTTTCCAGGAACTTTCCATCCTAAAAGATAAGAAATTTTCAGAAGAATCTGTGTATATATTAAGAAATGATAAATACACTAAAACCTAAAAGATTGATTGGTTTGCAGAGCATTGGTTTTGCGATTGTTAGTTATATAGGGAAGCCGAGGGTTGCAATTGCTTCAGAGAAAGGCTACATCGATGCAGATAAATTCAAGTCTTGCATTCTTGAGGCTTTCTATatcatctgtaaaattattgcTGATGTCTAAATGTGTTTCagtgaaatttatatattaataatcaatATGAAAACAGATTTTTTCGCCAAAATTTTCCTAGAAGAGAAGGACAGCAAGACTTGACTTGATTATAGTTAGACGACGACGAACAAACACTAAAAGTTCTGGTGCAGGTATCTAAGAGGAAAAAGTATCAATTAGAATCCACGAGTCTCTAAATAAACAGTGATTCTTGCCAATGTAATTAGGAACtgtttttttaatcatattattatatgttattaCTTCTGGAAAGGTACGTACTATACCTGCTCCTTAAATCAAAACTGTTTCGCATCTTCtccttattttcatttttcttgaatGTGAACATTATTagtttgcatttttttttaattacaaaattttgcACTCACACGAGTAGCCTGGAGTCGGGATATGCTATTCAAATATGGCCTGAAGGCTGGGTATGCTTTTCAGAGATGATGTTTGCTTATGTATAGATGTACCTTTTTGCTGCCCTTTTTCTATTCGGATTTATACCAACAATTGTTGCTGCCTTTTTTAGTGCATAATGAATTTGGTCAGAGCAATACACAACTAAGCTGCCAATTTTTTCCATCCATATTGACTTAACTTTTGATATCTTGCAACAGCAAGTGTACATATGATGGCTTCACAAGTGCTTCCCTGCAACACAACGCTGCCTCCACCAGATAAAGGAAAGATTTAGGAAGTCAAAGAATTTGTCCAATTCAATCCACAAGTATGTTTTCCAGTTCAGTTGCAGCTGGAGAAGACATCTAATTGAATCCGACAATGTTCAAGCTAAGACTAAACATTTCACCAAGTAAACCAGCAGTATTCCCGCTTGAAGGGAAATAAGCAAAGAAGTTAGCACTTTGCCAATGTGTGATGTCGGGGATAATTTTGTTTTGTACATCTCGGAGAATTGTTTGAAATGGTTCGGGGCTGCATAGGACGGATTCATATATGATTTTGTTAGATAGCCCGGTAAACTTGGCTTCTAACAGGATACTTATGAACTTCATGATAGTAATCTGCCAGAAAATCAATCATTAAGTGGCATTGCTTTTTAAACTCTCCAGGGTTTAAACTTTAGAGGATTCATCAGATTTGTCATCAGATTTATAAATCCAGATGTTGGTTTAATTAGATATGATGCATGCATTCATCATCTATGACTCTCTTAATATATTGGAACTCATTAGTTTTTGACAGGCACTTCATGAGTTTGGCCGGACTTAAAAGTACTTTTTCACGAGCACTTTGTCTACACCCAGCAGCAACAGTGATCAAATGTGGTTGGGTACAATAGAGAAGAGCCACATAATATAATTATGGAAGTTTAATATTCTCTATtgtatttcataaaattaaacTTGAAATTTTGAACATAACAGCCAGTACTGGCATGGTCTCAGTACTGTTTTTTTGTTCATACTTCACATGCTTAAGAAAGAGACCAAAAAACCCAGCTAACTTctcatttttttgtcaaaaaacttttaaacttttttttcacTTATAACCCCAATAAATTTTACTAAACCTTTGAAAAAAAACTAACTAGAGTTACTTGTAGCTGACGTGGACTAACCATGATCATATTATATCTTATGTGGCAAATTGATTACaactaatcaaaaaatatataaataactaaaaagtATATCAGCACACAGTTTTAAGATGGGTTGATCAGCATCAGTGCTACCTTTCCCCTTCTTGTTATAGCAAGCATTGCTCTGGTAATTCACTATGATGCAATTCCATAATTTCCAGACGTTCGCACTAAAAGACATGATTAAATACAAAGGTCTACTCTGATTCTCTATAAATACTATCTCCAGTATGTGTGCATAACTgtttcaaaatcacatacatgcCTTGCAGATTGCTCGAACATCAAAGTCACCGAGAAGTTCTAATCATTTCCTTGATTTgacaattatataattgaaatcaaCATATTACAATAATCAAATCGATTGAACAAGATCAAAACAAAACTAGAAATACTTACCCTGGATGATAAAATATGTGATTAAGTACTAGTCATCTGAAAGGCACCGAGAGACTATAATAAGTGGCTATGACTATCTCAATTTGTTCGTATGAACGTAACTTTGACAAAGATAATGTAACCCTAAGATATTCAATGGGTTTATGAAattagaatattataaattattaaaggataaattattattattattaatgaataGGCACGATGTGGCATACACGTGTATAAAAAGATACAAAATCAGGAAAGATATTTGCCAAGTCAGATCGGTAGATTTAACCatggtttattttgtattattttatatattttaataaaatttattggggttgttaatgaaaacagaagtttaaaggttttttggcaaaaaaatgacaagttgattgggttttttggttaatagctctAAGAAAAAAGTGTTTCCAACTATGCATGTTGGCCGCATTATACAACACCTGCTCTAATTTGGTACTAATGAACAACACGCttgatttaatttcaaaaaaaagtgtttattatttatttgtgagaaattgtttataaataaaatttaatatttagtttatatttatgaataattctTCGTATTTACAATTTATCGGATTCAAGcactaataatataatcaacCGTAACTTACTTACGTGACTTACGATTTTATTAGCTGGGCTATTTCATGGACTTGATCTTTGAAACAATgaaacataataatttaattaatttataatttggtTATTAATTTTACATTTTGACACGGCCTTTAAAGATCGAAGAGAATTTAGTTGGGAGAGGCCCAAAAGAAACCGTAAACACCcccaaaatatttaatatttttgttgtggtgtaatattttaagtttaagattatttatattaaattttttaaccaaatgacatcattttttattgtaagtatgaaaattaaaattaatttagttttagACATTATTCTCTCTCACTCAGTCTCATTTTCTTGCAGTGATGATTGGGTATTTGCCACCACATATAAAGGTTTTAGAAAGGATAATTTACATCTTTGTTCTTCGTGTATTATTCTATGATTAAgattatttatgttttattcttgaaaaatatgtaatatagTTTTTGGccaatttattatatagttcTTATATTAGTGACGTGATTTTTTTAGGTATATTGTTAATAGAGACGTTAAACAATACCGAAAATGGCACcaatattgtaatatatttgATGTCGAATACTAATAACATATCATAAAAAAGGTTAAATCTTTGGAAATCTAAGCTACATTTCAATTacgtaaatgaaaaaaaatgctaATCGTACCTTCATATAAGATTGTAATAAGAGTTTccgaaaatgaaaaaaaaataataaactaatattatttagcatcataatatttcattacaatttttattatattattgctTCCATATATTgcttttatatgaaaaatagaAAGTTGTATCGGCCACTCAAATCGGGAATTGCAAATTAAACTTTTTTTCTTAGCAACTGTATCATATACTTCTTGATATCAAAATCACCTTGgaatttaattcataaaatcATACAtgatattgttaaaaaaaaaaaactacacgtaatttatataaaatctataaaatcTAATTTATCCGTGATACTAttaacaataatttatatacaacattaaattattcaagaaacaaattttttaaaaaatttaagctCGCGGCCGTGGGTACAATCCTAATTTATATAGCTCTAGCAAGATATTTCCCTTGTTCCTTTCATGCATCTACAGAGTCTCCGCTAGAAACAATAGATTTGAACTATTGTGCTGGTTGCTTATTTGTAGCctagggctgtaaaatgatccgggtgatcccgggtacccctctgcttaatcatattatttttagcttgtccagatttggatccgggatcgttttattcggatataaaccgatcctgcgtatttgagattcggatctgaaccggatatgatccagtatcgtattttctattttttaaccgggtagtttatgatccataaaatatgagccggatatgatccactaacatcaaatatcattattatttcagttgttcaaatgattattatttagtctaagtaaacataatattataaagtataataattttaacttaaaacttatagttttatgttggtatatatcatttattaaatatatatgaagataataagaatgatcacattaaataaatcatattttatgaaaatataaacttaaataagatattacaattttataaaatgatgaccatttacttgcaaatatgatggtgttaaaatataatatgtatatgagtttgaatcgaatatgaaccgtggatcatatccgggtataggtgtgctcgtatccgggatcatatattatacgggttTAATTTTTCTGCCAGATTTGGttcgttttcaaaacggatatgagacatgtatcatattttcgagccggatatgagccgagacaccggatagcCCGTATCGATTTACAGACCTATTGTAGCCCAATTTAATGTTGGGGCGAAATTATTCCAGTTTCGAAATTTTTAGACTGATGTAACttcaaagaaaattataatgCAGATTATTCaagatattaataatttatatgttatttaagtaatataaaatatatgaccaTTAGTTCATATCCAACTTAATATCCCCAATTTtccatgaaaaaaattaataaaatttgaataggTCATTTTTCTTATAAGACGAAGACACTCTATGCCCATCCGGCCATCCCTCCTCATTCCATACTTAAAGGCTGTTTgggttaatttaaaaaaaatgacttcttgcttataataaagaaatggagtagaagtgagaaataaataagttaataaagtgtttggaaaagaagcaggaGCTGTGAGAGAGAACTTAGCATTCTTAGCTTCGTAAAAGTACTTCTACTTCTTCACACAAACGGGTAAAAAAACAGAAgcagccagaagcagcttctgcttcttgcaAAAAAACACCACCTTAATATCTTCTTGATATTTTCCGACGGAAATAATCTTAGCCTAACATCTGCATGAGTATTGACTAATGAtcatttgagattttttttgtttgcacCTGATTATTGTATTTAATATTCTATacgattatttttattatttgacacatatttaaaatatttataaataataattatataatttattttaaaattttataaaattatattttataataatcttaaaatCAAGTATTCCGTCCCAAACGTTTGCTCCGGAATAAACCACCAGAAGCAATCACAAGCTAAAAAGGAGGGAGGGGGGCCCGGGCCCGGGGGTGTCAAGGGAGTCACGGGTTGTAAATCGATCCCAACTATCTAGtatctcattttttattttttattacaaaGGTGAGTATCCCATCTTATATCCGattcaaaaatatgatatatattttaaatttgttttgggAACGATTCCAATCCGATACAGATATAAGCATGCTCGAATTAAGTTTAAGTCTcgtattatatttcataatatgatcctattCGGATACCAGAATATAATCTATGTTTTATATTCGATTAGATATCATATACAAATTACATTTGTAAGAAGTTAGGCatcattttgtaaattttaaatatattatttaaatttaaatcttcgcaaaatagaatatattcactgtgataatgcatgttatcttcatatataattaataaattatagtaTATACTTGCgtgtaattataaattttgatttatagttgttatatttttataatatcatgTTTATTTAgactaaataataattattttaatatgagattttctatggtgtgcccaagggcacacaatagtccctaactccaataaaaatactccctccgtttcaaattagatgtccactttcaaaaaatcacacagtttaagaaaagtggttgtttacaaattaattgcattaaatgatcataatatgtggtatgagattgatctaggaaatataaataagagatatgtgatGTAAAAATGACTTTGGATACATGATTTtgtattgaaagttgaagtggacaactaatttgaaaccaaatttttttttgaaagtggacatataaattgaaacagagggagtagctcattttgattggtgtgtgAATAATAAATGTGAATGGCcctcctgcattcacatcaactccaccaatcaaactAGCCCATTTGTATAGAATctagtgtttattgtgtgcccttggccacacattagaaagaccgttttaatattgaaataaaaataatatttgatgttaataaattatatatgactcatattcgatggatcataaactatccggttagaatatataaaatataacatacAATACACTTAACTCATACAATTTAGATTCGGTTTCCAAATATCTAGAATcgatatatatgataataaaatgaTCATGAATCCAAATCTTGATGATCCGATAGTAGTATGATCTGAATCATTTTGTAGCCATACGCCCTACCGGTAACCACAGTTTTTGAGTACGCCCTCACTTGCTTCCCATCATCTCGCCTTATTGCTACTTTGTCTCCTTCTAAAATCATACACCAATCACGAAAAGGAAATAGACTACTTAATTACTCCCCCAAATTCTAGCCTGCTAGTGCTAGACCCACAAGAATCTTTCCATATCATTTGGAATTTATCCTCTCTAGATTGAATTAGGTGATTTAATCAAAAACTAGCGTAGAAGCCCGTGCAAGCCACGggcctgtatatatatatcgatattagtttcttatatgaaatatgtgtatacttttaaatcattttataattattagaacAACGGagaataatattttgttatttcaactgtatcttttatatgtattataattataattataatatttcacttagtgtttataaataaattttttaaaaataaaagttagtTTAAAACCACTATTATATTGTGGACCCGAATATCATGAATGTTCTACAAACAGAAATATTTTgtataacaatatattttgtGATCTTTTATTTAAAAGACATATATCTATAAAGTATCAAATACAAAGTGATTTTCATAAAACTTAAACCGACGTAAAAAAAAGCTAGCTAATCGACTAAAAAGGTCATGATCAATTCAGGCAtaacaattaacaaaattaaattgaacatatatgtatatcataatTTGACCTTAATATCTAATCAAAATAACATATCTACCCGATGTATTAATCATaacttattttgaaattttcttctttttgaataaaaatttgaacattaaaattttatttaggaaaaaaactgttaaaataaaatatgaagttatattttataggagtttTAAAATATGGTTCAAACTCTTCCCCCAAAATGCTCACAATcgaaagggacggagggagtatcagttTATAGATATACTATTTGTATTATGTGATGATACCAAGACCCAAATTTTTGATCAAGTTTCAGGCCATTGCCTAGTTGCACCTTTGTCATGAACGTGCTAGCAGCAACTGAAAGAATCCAAGGCAAAATATTGGTGACTCTGCCAGGTTCATTGCCACTATTACCAGCTGATGGAGAAGCGAATATCCGATTTTTCATTGCATGGAAAGATCCAATAACAATTGAATCTTGAAAATAATCCATAGCAGCTCCTCCAACAGATATTGAAATAATATCAACTCCATCAGCAATTGCTTCATTAAACGCTGCAAGAATATCTACATCATTGCATCCATCAGACCAACAAACTTTGTACCCTACAATTCTTGTTGATGGAACCCCACCCCGTGCTATTCCATTTGCAAGGTTTCTATGCTCCACCTATATGCAGAAAGAAAAATGTGAAGCCGCACACATTTGAATGTAATTTATTGTAAAGAAATGATAGACTACATTCCATCGAACTCGGTTTTAAACAAAATCATACTCTTTCAAATGTATTCGATAAATTTAACCACCAATCTTGTCTCTCTAACTCTAAACAACCAAACTTGACTAACTAAACAAAAATTCATCCGACTCCGTCTATTTATGATCCCAGACATGTAGTTTATCCACGTAACACTTTCACTTTTGAAAAAAGTAATGTATGatctttcaaaaatatatgTGTGCCAGGCTCCATGTTACCAAACCTGCATCATGAACAACCACAGAGCTGACTATTCAAGTACCttgtaacaaaaaaaattaagaaagtaAT
This genomic window from Daucus carota subsp. sativus chromosome 7, DH1 v3.0, whole genome shotgun sequence contains:
- the LOC108196561 gene encoding wax ester synthase/diacylglycerol acyltransferase 6-like, with protein sequence MVEVVQEGCIINISSSAGNDTCLEVVPIPKLSHVGDSSDPLEFIREVHKTMDRKKKSSAVYMTSSLIKCVGKFRGPEVAAKLIHSTLKDSSIALPNLIGAVEQMAIQNHPVKGFYFTVAGVPVSTGFAIVSYIGKPRVAIASEKGYIDADKFKSCILEAFYIICKIIADVYRWFSGIYILIINMKTDFFAKIFPRREGQKDLT
- the LOC135147831 gene encoding wax ester synthase/diacylglycerol acyltransferase 6-like; the encoded protein is MIHALRLYLFQILIHVGDSSDPHEFIREVHKMMDRKKKSSAVYMTSSLIKCVGKFRGPEVAAKLLHSTLKDSSITLSNLIGAVEQMAIQNHPVKGFYFTVAGVPVSIGFAIVSYIGKPRVAIASEKGYIDADKFKSCILEAFYIICKIIADV